The Streptococcus sp. VT 162 genome has a window encoding:
- a CDS encoding copper homeostasis protein CutC, translating to MIYEFCAENVTLLEKAMRAGARRIELCDNLAVGGTTPSYGVTKAAVELAANYDTTIMTMIRPRGGDFVYTDLEIAIMLEDIRLTTQAGSQGVVFGALTADKKLDKVNLEKLIAASKGMEIVFHMAFDELSDEDQLEAIDWLSQAGVTRILTRAGVSGDSLEKRFAHYRRILEHSAGKIEILPGGGIDLDNRQNFIDQLGVTQLHGTKVVF from the coding sequence ATGATTTACGAATTTTGTGCTGAAAATGTGACCTTGCTTGAAAAAGCGATGCGGGCTGGAGCTCGTCGAATCGAACTTTGTGACAATCTAGCAGTAGGAGGAACAACACCTAGCTATGGAGTGACCAAGGCAGCGGTTGAACTGGCAGCTAACTACGACACCACCATCATGACTATGATTCGTCCCCGTGGTGGCGACTTTGTCTATACTGATCTTGAAATAGCGATCATGCTAGAAGACATTCGTTTGACTACTCAGGCTGGAAGTCAAGGGGTTGTATTTGGGGCTTTAACTGCTGATAAGAAGTTGGATAAGGTTAATCTAGAGAAATTAATTGCCGCATCTAAAGGAATGGAAATTGTCTTTCACATGGCCTTTGATGAATTGAGTGATGAAGATCAGTTGGAAGCCATTGACTGGCTCAGCCAAGCTGGTGTCACTCGTATCTTAACTCGCGCTGGTGTATCTGGAGATTCGTTAGAGAAACGATTTGCTCACTATCGTAGAATTCTAGAACACTCTGCAGGTAAAATTGAAATCCTACCAGGTGGAGGGATTGACTTGGACAACCGTCAAAACTTTATCGACCAGCTGGGCGTGACACAATTGCATGGAACCAAGGTTGTCTTTTAA